Part of the Macrobrachium rosenbergii isolate ZJJX-2024 chromosome 2, ASM4041242v1, whole genome shotgun sequence genome is shown below.
tatatatatatatgtgtatctgatATCTGTGCTTTTGTGTAACTGCGCAAATACGAGCACACGAACACACATGAGCCTGTAAACATGTACACAACCAATTCACACCTACACATGCATAGCCAGGTAAAGTAAACTCGCCTACACACTCTTTCACACCGGCAAACGCCCTTGGAACGACAATACACGCTCGTTATGAATCTAATCATCCGGAACAAACGACCTCTTTCCCTCGTTATCATTTATCCCATCAAACGAGCCGACGTCTGATTAATCTCAGGTCATCACTCCCCTAATCACTTATCGAAGGCAGTAATCCGCCACACAAGAATGccggggttgggggcgggggtggggcttgggggggggggggagtttgtGAAGGGGAAGAATGGAGAGGTAGAGAGGTGGTGAGGGAGAAGGGTGGAGAGGTGGTGAGGGAGAAGGCCGTAGGGTGGAGAAACGGTGAGGGAGAAGGGTGGAGAGTGGAGAGGTGGTGAGGGAGAAGGCCGTAGGGTGGAGAAGCGGTGAGGGAGAAGGGTGGAGAGTGGAGGGTGGTGATGGAGAAGGGTGGAGGATGGAGGATGGAAAGGTGTTGATGGAGAACGGTGGAAGGTGGAGGATGGAGAAAAGTGTAAGGTGGAGGGTGGTGAGGTAGTGAGGGAGAAGAGTGAAGAATGGAGAGGTGGTGAAGGAGAAGCGTTGAGGATGGAGAGGTGGTGATGGAGAAGGATGGAAGGTGGAGGATGGTGCGGTAGAATGATGGAGAGTGGAGAGGTGATGAGGGAGAAGGGTGGAGAGCAGAGAGGTGGTGAGGCCGAGTTGTGGAGAGTGGTGAGGGAGaaaggtggaggggggaggggggagagggagaaaggtggaGGGTGAGGGAGGGTggagtggggagggaggaggtggagaagtTTAAAGGTGGTGAGGGAGAAGGTGGAGGGTGGAGAGGTGGTGAGGGAGAAGGTGGAGTGTGGAGAGGTAGTGAGGAAGGAGGGGGGTGGAGAGGTGgtgagggagaaggaggagggtggaGAGGTGGTGAGGGAGAAGGGATGAGGGAGAAGGGATGAGGGAGAAGGTGGAGGGTGGGGAGGTGGTGAGGGAGAGGATGGAGAAGTTTAAAGGTGGCTAGGGAGAAGTTGGAGGGTGGGGAGGCAGTGAGGGAGGAGGTGGAGTGTAGATGGGTGGTTAGGGAGAAGGTGGAGTGTGGAGAGGTGGTGAGGGAGAAGGTGGAGGGTGGGGAGGTAGTGAGGGAGAATGGTGGAGGTTGTAGGGTGGAGTGGGTgtagatataatgaataatttatcGAGTCTCTCGACAGTAATTGTTCGCGAAAGAGAACACGCCCACCTTTGGTCGATAGATTCGACATTAAATAAACAATGACTCACAGCTCttggggaacaaaaaaaaatggagtcaTTCGTTACCCAATAAAGATGGTTATGTCGATTTGGGTAAGGCCATAAtgacaagtctttttttttatgtcttctatttttttctcacAAAATCCCTTCAGTAAGGCGTTAATAAGGGGTTATTAAGTGTTTACTTTAATAAGACTTTAAGTTGTGTGGAATGTTTTCTTTGTATAAGTCATtgctaaataattaaatatatatttataaggggGTATGTTTCGAAGTGTTACCTcttataatttttccattaataaagGAATGATTATTCTATATTATAtcaaactatataataataacttttgaaatttcattggCTTCGCATAGGGAAATTTCAGCAAGAAAAAAATGGACAATATCACGAAAATtagatataattagatatatatatatatatatatatatatatatatatatatatatatatatatatatatatatatatatatatagatagatagatagatagatagatagatatagatatagatatatatgaacaaagttataGCCACGAAGGTAAattgaaacactggagtactttcgtcttatttccaagacatggtcacagcagcTGAAGATATGCAGAAACAAGGgcctatatatatggtgtgtataaGTCTTAAGGGAATataaaaaggttgggaggtcacagaaaaGTCAACGGATTAACATTGAAATCTACTCATTGGTAatcctatttattttatcttaccaATTAGTAGATTTCGATGATGTTAATACAttgaccgttctgtgacctcccaatttttttgtattctcttgggatttatacccaccatatatataggcccttgtctctgtatatctttttaTGGGCAGCTCcagaagcaagagcctgtgccagcataAGGCTGGAGTAATCTTAAACAACAAATGTATATCTTTATTTGCTGTGACCATGTGTTGGTATAATAACACGAGACTACTTGGCATCTCCAccgtttcaattttccttttcgtgatttaaaatcaaacat
Proteins encoded:
- the LOC136842745 gene encoding uncharacterized protein — encoded protein: MTHAFWPRYMFALEEDAFIVDATFKLLHPLPHHLPTLHLLPHPFSLIPSPSPPLHPPPSPSPPLHPPPSSLPLHTPPSPSPPLHPPPSPSPPLNFSTSSLPTPPSLTLHLSPSPPSPLHLSPSPLSTTRPHHLSALHPSPSSPLHSPSFYRTILHLPSFSITTSPSSTLLLHHLSILHSSPSLPHHPPPYTFLHPPPSTVLHQHLSILHPPPFSITTLHSPPFSLTASPPYGLLPHHLSTLHPSPSPFLHPTAFSLTTSPPFSLTTSLPLHSSPSQTPPPPQAPPPPPTPAFLCGGLLPSISD